In Anaeromyxobacter sp., the following proteins share a genomic window:
- a CDS encoding lysophospholipid acyltransferase family protein: MPVPLHKRLKRSVRSSLIAGLLRLVQLIPLGPAYRIGGWGGALAYRVFGRTRALALTHLALAFPEKTEAERRAIARQVFVNLGRSAMEIASISSYDHRLTAYMQERDPALLRQAVAAGKGVVFVTGHLGNWELMARLVARVGAPVSAVAKRGSDARLMGLIERWRAGGGVTTLWREDPSTARALLRVFKEGRVLGILVDQDTRVQGVWVPFFGRPAYTPRAPGDLALRTGAPVLVGTSHRRGPNPGDGFLFEVTEIPYDPKPADREAEVLRITAACQAVMEEAIRRHPADWVWMHERWKTPPPTEGAAEGDPVEAV; encoded by the coding sequence ATGCCGGTGCCGCTGCACAAGCGCCTCAAGCGCTCGGTCCGCTCCTCGCTCATCGCCGGCCTGCTGCGCCTGGTGCAGCTCATCCCGCTCGGCCCGGCCTACCGCATCGGCGGCTGGGGCGGCGCGCTGGCCTACCGCGTCTTCGGCCGGACCCGCGCCCTGGCCCTCACGCACCTCGCCCTGGCCTTCCCGGAGAAGACCGAGGCGGAGCGGCGCGCCATCGCCCGCCAGGTGTTCGTGAACCTGGGCCGCTCGGCCATGGAGATCGCCTCCATCTCGAGCTACGACCACCGGCTCACCGCCTACATGCAGGAGCGCGACCCCGCGCTGCTGCGGCAGGCGGTGGCCGCGGGCAAGGGGGTGGTCTTCGTCACCGGCCACCTGGGGAACTGGGAGCTGATGGCGCGGCTGGTGGCCCGGGTGGGCGCGCCGGTGTCGGCGGTGGCCAAGCGGGGGAGCGACGCCCGCCTCATGGGGCTCATCGAGCGGTGGCGCGCCGGCGGGGGGGTGACCACCCTGTGGCGGGAGGATCCGTCCACGGCCCGGGCGCTGCTCCGGGTCTTCAAGGAGGGGCGGGTCCTCGGCATCCTGGTGGACCAGGACACCCGGGTGCAGGGGGTCTGGGTGCCGTTCTTCGGGCGGCCTGCCTATACCCCCCGTGCCCCGGGCGACCTGGCGCTGCGCACCGGGGCGCCGGTGCTGGTGGGCACCAGCCACCGCCGCGGGCCGAACCCGGGCGACGGCTTCCTGTTCGAGGTGACCGAGATCCCCTACGACCCGAAGCCGGCCGACCGGGAGGCGGAGGTCCTGCGGATCACGGCGGCCTGCCAGGCGGTCATGGAGGAGGCCATCCGGCGCCACCCGGCCGACTGGGTCTGGATGCACGAGCGCTGGAAGACCCCGCCGCCGACCGAGGGCGCCGCTGAAGGTGACCCGGTCGAGGCAGTCTGA
- the lptB gene encoding LPS export ABC transporter ATP-binding protein — protein MSTTGLLRAEGLVKSYKRRRVVDGVSFQVAPGEVVGLLGPNGAGKSTSFNMVVGLVTPDAGRVLLGDQDLTPLPMHRRARLGVGYLPQEASIFRKLTVRQNFTGVLEALGMGRRAREARADELLAEYRLEKVADSLGETLSGGERRRAEVARSLLSNPRFILFDEPFAGVDPIAVGELQRLIGGLRDRTIGVLITDHNVREALGICSRAYILSAGAILVAGTPAEIASSQKARSAYLGEKFRLEDVPAERSP, from the coding sequence ATGAGCACCACCGGGCTGCTGCGCGCCGAGGGGCTGGTCAAGAGCTACAAGCGCCGCCGCGTGGTGGACGGGGTCTCCTTCCAGGTGGCGCCCGGCGAGGTGGTGGGCCTGCTCGGCCCCAACGGCGCCGGCAAGTCCACCAGCTTCAACATGGTGGTGGGGCTGGTGACGCCCGACGCCGGCCGGGTGCTGCTGGGCGACCAGGACCTGACGCCGCTGCCCATGCACCGGCGCGCCCGGCTGGGGGTGGGCTACCTCCCGCAGGAGGCCTCCATCTTCCGCAAGCTGACGGTGCGCCAGAACTTCACCGGCGTGCTGGAGGCGCTGGGCATGGGCCGCCGGGCGCGCGAGGCGCGGGCCGACGAGCTGCTGGCCGAGTACCGCCTCGAGAAGGTGGCCGACAGCCTCGGCGAGACCCTCTCCGGTGGCGAGCGGCGCCGCGCCGAGGTGGCGCGCAGCCTGCTCTCCAACCCGCGCTTCATCCTCTTCGACGAGCCCTTCGCCGGCGTGGACCCCATCGCGGTGGGCGAGCTGCAGCGGCTCATCGGCGGGCTGCGCGACCGCACCATCGGCGTCCTCATCACCGACCACAACGTGCGCGAGGCGCTGGGCATCTGCAGCCGCGCCTACATCCTGTCCGCCGGGGCCATCCTGGTGGCCGGCACGCCCGCCGAGATCGCCTCCAGCCAGAAGGCGCGCTCGGCCTACCTCGGGGAGAAATTCCGCCTCGAAGACGTCCCCGCGGAGCGGAGCCCATGA
- a CDS encoding organic solvent tolerance protein OstA — protein MLAPLLMAAALAAAPAAAPTPASTPASTPTSTPTSTPASPPPRKASAALPPLASDKPVRMDAEEVRFSWRTRQVTVIGRPLVTMHHDDATLSCRKLTGENDAAGKLRQATCEGQVKMTRGDRTVTCERATYDRDAARLVCTGNPVLRDAGGTEARGTTLTYDLGADEVRLEGAAQVTVPAGQMDLLQRTSLRGAPQATPAEPATPGATPPAQPPAPGAPPTQPPPGGARP, from the coding sequence ATGCTGGCCCCCCTCCTCATGGCCGCGGCCCTGGCGGCCGCCCCGGCCGCGGCCCCGACCCCGGCCTCGACCCCGGCCTCGACCCCGACCTCGACCCCGACCTCGACCCCGGCGTCGCCCCCGCCCAGGAAGGCCTCCGCCGCGCTCCCGCCGCTGGCCTCCGACAAGCCGGTCCGGATGGACGCCGAGGAGGTCCGCTTCTCCTGGCGCACCCGCCAGGTCACGGTCATCGGCCGGCCGCTCGTCACCATGCACCACGACGACGCCACCCTGTCCTGCCGCAAGCTGACCGGCGAGAACGACGCCGCCGGCAAGCTCCGGCAGGCCACCTGCGAGGGCCAGGTGAAGATGACCCGCGGCGACCGGACCGTGACCTGCGAGCGGGCCACCTACGACCGCGACGCCGCCAGGCTGGTCTGCACCGGCAACCCGGTGCTGCGCGACGCGGGCGGCACCGAGGCCCGCGGCACCACGCTCACCTACGACCTGGGGGCCGACGAGGTCCGGCTGGAGGGGGCCGCCCAGGTGACCGTGCCGGCCGGCCAGATGGACCTCCTGCAGCGCACCTCGCTGCGCGGGGCGCCCCAGGCGACGCCCGCCGAGCCGGCCACCCCGGGCGCCACCCCGCCGGCGCAGCCGCCCGCCCCGGGGGCACCGCCCACCCAGCCGCCGCCCGGCGGGGCCCGCCCATGA
- a CDS encoding PTS sugar transporter subunit IIA, with amino-acid sequence MKLTEVLRPEAVLADLGGTTAPEVLAELCRPVARLHGLDATRLLQTLLDREKLGSTSVGEGVAIPHGRLAGLPSLTAVFGRAPAGVEFRAVDGKPVRLFLALFAPENAAGLYVKVLARVSRLFRSPAFREAILAAPDAAAILELIGVEDARE; translated from the coding sequence GTGAAGCTCACCGAAGTCCTCAGGCCCGAGGCGGTGCTGGCCGACCTCGGGGGCACCACCGCCCCCGAGGTGCTGGCCGAGCTGTGCCGCCCGGTGGCCCGCCTCCACGGGCTGGACGCCACCCGCCTGCTGCAGACCCTGCTGGACCGCGAGAAGCTCGGCTCCACCAGCGTGGGCGAGGGGGTGGCCATCCCCCACGGCCGCCTGGCCGGGCTGCCCTCCCTCACCGCCGTCTTCGGCCGGGCCCCGGCCGGCGTGGAGTTCCGGGCGGTGGACGGCAAGCCGGTGCGGCTCTTCCTGGCGCTCTTCGCCCCGGAGAACGCCGCCGGGCTCTACGTGAAGGTGCTGGCGCGGGTGAGCCGGCTCTTCCGCTCGCCGGCCTTCCGGGAGGCCATCCTGGCCGCGCCGGACGCCGCGGCCATCCTCGAGCTGATCGGGGTGGAGGACGCCCGGGAGTGA
- a CDS encoding HAD hydrolase family protein, which translates to MKPTSRSKLSPRALLARAARIRLVLLDVDGVLTDGRLYYGAEGELMKAFDVKDGHGIVLLRDHLDFGVISGRPGKATQRRLEELRFKHLIFGQLDKLAGYAQLAHLGLPDEAVAYMGDDVNDLPLLARVGLSAAPADARPEVRAAVHFATRAPGGRGAVRELCDLLAAAQGLGHRA; encoded by the coding sequence GTGAAGCCCACCTCCCGCAGCAAGCTCTCGCCGCGCGCCCTGCTGGCCCGCGCCGCCAGGATCCGGCTGGTGCTGCTCGACGTGGACGGGGTGCTCACCGACGGCCGGCTGTACTACGGCGCCGAGGGCGAGCTGATGAAGGCCTTCGACGTGAAGGACGGCCACGGCATCGTGCTGCTGCGCGACCACCTCGACTTCGGCGTCATCTCCGGCCGGCCCGGCAAGGCCACCCAGCGGCGGCTGGAGGAGCTGCGCTTCAAGCACCTCATCTTCGGCCAGCTCGACAAGCTGGCCGGCTACGCCCAGCTGGCCCACCTCGGCCTGCCCGACGAGGCGGTGGCCTACATGGGCGACGACGTGAACGACCTGCCGCTGCTGGCGCGGGTGGGGCTCTCGGCCGCCCCGGCCGACGCCCGGCCCGAGGTGCGCGCCGCCGTCCACTTCGCCACCCGCGCCCCCGGCGGGCGCGGCGCGGTGCGCGAGCTGTGCGACCTGCTGGCGGCCGCGCAGGGGCTCGGTCACCGGGCCTGA
- the rpoN gene encoding RNA polymerase factor sigma-54 yields the protein MSLELKQHLKMTQQLVMTPQLQQAIKLLQLSRMELVDLVQTEMNENPLLDGADDGEEPAAESGSSPAEQQAAESAPEPKAAEKSEEVKGEEGQNEIDWDQYLDHYQLQGHTAPSNRGMADEELPGYEATLTRKTDLTDHLVWQLRLSKFTEEEERVAMLIIGNLDQDGYFKMPAVEGDDAAEDASPRDPLVRVSFEAGVGLARCEHVLKMVQTLDPIGIAARDLRECLLLQVAHLNADTPEIVAIIERHLKHLESKNYAAIAKDLKISIDEVVKAVKVISRLEPKPGRAYTGEEAQYITPDVYVHKMGDRYVTVLNDDGLSKLRISATYRAALKNGQAGKAKDYIQDKLRSAVWLIRSIHQRQRTIYKVTESIVKFQRDFLDKGIAFLRPLILRDVAEDIGMHESTVSRVTTNKYVHTPQGIYELKFFFNSAINKTGGDEIASEAVKNHIKQIVAAEDPKKPHSDQHIVELLKGQGIEIARRTVAKYREVLGILPSSKRKKYF from the coding sequence ATGAGCCTGGAGCTGAAGCAGCACCTCAAGATGACCCAGCAGCTGGTGATGACGCCCCAGCTGCAGCAGGCCATCAAGCTCCTGCAGCTGTCGCGCATGGAGCTGGTGGACCTGGTCCAGACCGAGATGAACGAGAACCCGCTGCTGGACGGGGCGGACGACGGCGAGGAGCCGGCCGCCGAGTCCGGCTCCAGCCCGGCCGAGCAGCAGGCGGCCGAGTCGGCCCCGGAGCCCAAGGCGGCCGAGAAGTCGGAGGAGGTCAAGGGCGAGGAGGGGCAGAACGAGATCGACTGGGACCAGTACCTCGACCACTACCAGCTGCAGGGCCACACCGCGCCGTCCAACCGCGGCATGGCCGACGAGGAGCTGCCCGGCTACGAGGCCACCCTCACCCGCAAGACCGACCTGACCGACCACCTGGTCTGGCAGCTGCGCCTCTCCAAGTTCACCGAGGAGGAGGAGCGGGTGGCCATGCTGATCATCGGCAACCTCGACCAGGACGGCTACTTCAAGATGCCGGCGGTGGAGGGGGACGACGCCGCCGAGGACGCCAGCCCGCGCGACCCGCTGGTGCGGGTCTCCTTCGAGGCCGGGGTGGGCCTGGCGCGCTGCGAGCACGTGCTCAAGATGGTGCAGACGCTCGACCCCATCGGCATCGCCGCCCGCGACCTGCGCGAGTGCCTGCTGCTGCAGGTGGCGCACCTCAACGCCGACACGCCCGAGATCGTGGCCATCATCGAGCGCCACCTGAAGCACCTGGAGTCGAAGAACTACGCCGCCATCGCCAAGGACCTGAAGATCTCCATCGACGAGGTGGTCAAGGCGGTCAAGGTGATCAGCCGGCTGGAGCCCAAGCCGGGCCGCGCCTACACCGGCGAGGAGGCGCAGTACATCACCCCCGACGTCTACGTGCACAAGATGGGCGATCGCTACGTCACGGTGCTCAACGACGACGGCCTCTCCAAGCTGCGCATCTCGGCCACCTACCGGGCCGCCCTGAAGAACGGGCAGGCCGGCAAGGCCAAGGACTACATCCAGGACAAGCTGCGCAGCGCGGTCTGGCTGATCCGCTCCATCCACCAGCGCCAGCGGACCATCTACAAGGTCACCGAGTCGATCGTGAAGTTCCAGCGCGACTTCCTGGACAAGGGGATCGCCTTCCTCCGGCCGCTCATCCTGCGGGACGTGGCCGAGGACATCGGCATGCACGAGTCGACGGTCTCGCGGGTCACCACCAACAAGTACGTGCACACCCCGCAGGGCATCTACGAGCTCAAGTTCTTCTTCAACTCGGCCATCAACAAGACCGGCGGCGACGAGATCGCCAGCGAGGCCGTCAAGAACCACATCAAGCAGATCGTGGCGGCCGAGGACCCCAAGAAGCCCCACTCCGACCAGCACATCGTGGAGCTCCTGAAGGGCCAGGGCATCGAGATCGCCCGCCGCACCGTGGCCAAGTACCGCGAGGTGCTGGGCATCCTGCCCAGCTCCAAGCGCAAGAAGTACTTCTAG
- a CDS encoding sulfurtransferase TusA family protein gives MKIDCAGMRCPQPVLKLAVETAETPAGTVVEILGDCPTFEKDIRTFCERRKKTLLSIRSDGVKTVIQIQY, from the coding sequence ATGAAGATCGACTGCGCGGGCATGCGGTGCCCGCAGCCGGTGCTGAAGCTGGCGGTCGAGACCGCCGAGACGCCGGCCGGCACGGTGGTCGAGATCCTGGGCGACTGCCCGACCTTCGAGAAGGACATCCGCACCTTCTGCGAGCGGCGCAAGAAGACCCTCCTCTCCATCCGGTCCGACGGCGTCAAGACCGTCATCCAGATCCAGTACTGA
- the raiA gene encoding ribosome-associated translation inhibitor RaiA, with amino-acid sequence MQVNITFRHLEPTEALKSHVKGRVEHVQKYIDRPSEAHAVLHVENLAHHAEITVKAGRFLLRGSAKSKDMYASIDEAADKIERQLLKHKGKLADKKNGSQAETLPMEVRHDVLDIIDHPERPSHRVVKSTAFQAKRMTVDDAILQLDLLGSQFFVFQNAGDGAVNVVYRREDGSLGLIEARTA; translated from the coding sequence ATGCAGGTGAACATCACCTTCCGGCATCTCGAGCCCACCGAGGCCCTGAAGTCGCACGTGAAGGGACGCGTCGAGCACGTCCAGAAGTACATCGACCGGCCCAGCGAGGCCCACGCCGTGCTGCACGTGGAGAACCTGGCCCACCACGCCGAGATCACCGTGAAGGCTGGGCGCTTCCTGCTGCGCGGCAGCGCCAAGTCGAAGGACATGTACGCCTCCATCGACGAGGCGGCCGACAAGATCGAGCGGCAGCTCCTCAAGCACAAGGGCAAGCTGGCCGACAAGAAGAACGGCAGCCAGGCCGAGACGCTGCCCATGGAGGTGCGCCACGACGTGCTCGACATCATCGACCACCCGGAGCGCCCCAGCCACCGGGTGGTGAAGAGCACCGCCTTCCAGGCCAAGCGCATGACGGTGGACGACGCCATCCTCCAGCTCGACCTGCTCGGCAGCCAGTTCTTCGTGTTCCAGAACGCCGGCGACGGCGCCGTCAACGTGGTCTACCGGCGCGAGGACGGCAGCCTCGGGCTCATCGAGGCGCGCACCGCGTGA